Genomic segment of Bacteroidales bacterium:
ATAAAAATATGTTCCGATTCTTGAATTGCACCATGTGTTGAGTGAAAATTCTCATTTTTCCCAATCAGCTCAATCGTTGTACTACCGTCTTCGGTAATTCTTATCGTACGTTTAATCATTGGCACAAAAATACACTAAGTTATTTTGTATATTACAAAAAATTAAACGCCTTATGTTGACGCATTTACACAAAAACAAGATTATTTTCTTGGATATTGAAACTGTTGCACAGCAGCCAAATTATGCAAAACTACCTGAGCGATTACGATTACTTTGGGATAAAAAAGCCATGCTAATATCCAGAGATGAGAAAGCAAAACCGGAAGAAATATACGAAAGAGCAGGTATTTATTCAGAGTTTGGAAAGATTATCTGTATTTCAATAGGCTATTACGAACCAAAGCTCAAAAAATTTCGTTTAAAATCATTTTTTGGTCATAACGAAAAAGCTTTGCTTGCCTCCTTTGCCAAGATGCTGAATAGGTATTTTAATCATGAAAGTGATTTGCTTTGTGCTCATAACGGAAAAGAATTCGATTTCCCTTACATTGCTCGCCGACTTTTGGTTAACCAAATAAAGCTTCCCAAACTTTTGGATATTGCAGGCAAAAAGCCTTGGGAAATAAAGCATTTAGACACTATGGAATTGTGGAAGTTTGGCGATTATAAACATTATACCTCGCTTGATTTGTTAACAGCTATTTTTAATATCCCATCACCAAAATCTGATATCAACGGAAGTCAGGTAAATGAAGTGTATTGGAAAGATGGCGATGTAAAACGCATTGCAGAATATTGTCAGAACGATGTTTTAGCTATTGCCCAACTCTTAAATGCCTACCAAGGAAAAGCTCTTTGGAAAGAATCAGAGCTTGAATATGCCGAGCTTATTGAGATTTTATAACAAAGATCCCGCCGTAGCGGGACCTTTAATCATCTTAAAATATTAATCTTCTAGGTTAATACCTATTTCTCTTCTTATAAGTTGTATGCAGAAGTTTATGAGAAATATGACCAAGTGGTTCTTTTAAAAACTCTTTGTAGATTTTAATAATTTCAGGATTTTCATGAGATTTACGAATAGTCTTATCCATATCTTCGGCATAAATTGCTTCTATCCTTTTCTTACGAATTTCCTCATTGGTAGGTATTGGCTGACCACCGCCACCGATACATCCACCAGGACAAGCCATCACTTCAATAAAATGATACGGTGATTTTCCCGCTGCAACTTCATCCATTATTTTCCGAGCATTAATTAATCCGTTGGCAATAGCAACTTTAAGCTCTACACCCTCCAAAAAACTCCATTCAGGCAAGCAATTTTCAATTTTTATAGTCGCATCTCTAATGCCTTCCATTCCACGAACAGGCAAAACATTTAGATTATCAAAAGGAACATCTCTACCGGTAACTATTTCATAAGCAGTACGTAATGCGGCTTCCATCACGCCTCCCGTAGCACCAAAAATTACTCCGGCACCTGTGGATTCTCCCATTATGCTATCATAAGTTCCATCTTCTAAATCGGTAAAATCCAGACCTGCCTGTTTTATCATATGACCCAATTCGCGAGTAGTAAGACCGGCATCAATATCGCGATAGCCGCTATCTTTCATTTCCGGACGTCTTGCCTCAAATTTCTTCGCCGCGCAAGGCATAATTGCAACACTTACAATATCCTTGGGATCAATTCCTTTTTTCTCAGCATAATATGTTTTTGTGAGTGCACCAAACATTTGCTGTGGTGATTTACAAGTAGACAAATGTCCCAAATGATCAGGGAAAATATGTTCAATAAATTTTACCCAGCCCGGCGAACAAGAAGTGATCATAGGAAGTTTAACACTCTCATCTTTATCAACTATCACTTTTTTAAGTCGTTGTAATAATTCGTGTCCTTCCTCAATAATAGTAAGATCAGCAGAAAAATCAGTGTCTAACACAGAATCAACACCTAAGCGCTTCATAGCTGTTACCATTTTTCCGGTAACACGCGTTCCAACAGGATACCCTAACATTTCGCCTAATGCCACACGAACCGAAGGGGCAGTATTCATAACCACATGTTTTTTATCATTACCAATGGCTTCCCACACTTTATCATAATAACGTCTTTCTGTGAGAGCACCGGTAGGACAATGAATTACACATTGTCCGCAATTAGTACAAACAGCTTCGTTTAAAGGCAAATCCATGAAAGTAGAAATTTT
This window contains:
- a CDS encoding 3'-5' exonuclease, yielding MLTHLHKNKIIFLDIETVAQQPNYAKLPERLRLLWDKKAMLISRDEKAKPEEIYERAGIYSEFGKIICISIGYYEPKLKKFRLKSFFGHNEKALLASFAKMLNRYFNHESDLLCAHNGKEFDFPYIARRLLVNQIKLPKLLDIAGKKPWEIKHLDTMELWKFGDYKHYTSLDLLTAIFNIPSPKSDINGSQVNEVYWKDGDVKRIAEYCQNDVLAIAQLLNAYQGKALWKESELEYAELIEIL
- a CDS encoding iron hydrogenase small subunit, translating into MSTINLIIDNKKVSVEKGQTILDAAKKVNVRIPTLCHHEDLCVAGNCRICVVEVEGHNTLSASCATPADEGMVIKTNTPKVRNARKDVVALLVSEHNTQCTTCYRSMNCELQELSAEYNIDNNRYLSVLKPDIEIDRSSWSIEKDDSKCVRCQRCVRTCAELQHVNALTVSGKGKDMKISTFMDLPLNEAVCTNCGQCVIHCPTGALTERRYYDKVWEAIGNDKKHVVMNTAPSVRVALGEMLGYPVGTRVTGKMVTAMKRLGVDSVLDTDFSADLTIIEEGHELLQRLKKVIVDKDESVKLPMITSCSPGWVKFIEHIFPDHLGHLSTCKSPQQMFGALTKTYYAEKKGIDPKDIVSVAIMPCAAKKFEARRPEMKDSGYRDIDAGLTTRELGHMIKQAGLDFTDLEDGTYDSIMGESTGAGVIFGATGGVMEAALRTAYEIVTGRDVPFDNLNVLPVRGMEGIRDATIKIENCLPEWSFLEGVELKVAIANGLINARKIMDEVAAGKSPYHFIEVMACPGGCIGGGGQPIPTNEEIRKKRIEAIYAEDMDKTIRKSHENPEIIKIYKEFLKEPLGHISHKLLHTTYKKRNRY